The Atribacterota bacterium genome includes the window GGCCAGCTCCTGGAATTAATGGTGTGATCGGTTCGGTCACCATTGCTGCAAATCGCGCTGGTCTTGAAGTTGTGGGAATCTATGACGGTTTTAAATGGATCTCAAGTGGGGCATTCAATCCGGAAGCACATACCTGTCCCCTTATTACTGAGCATATTTCCCGTATTCACCTTCAAGGTGGGTCAGTTCTGCGTACCGCTCGGGATAGCCTCGTAAAGAGTGGTAAGGTTGATGAGGAGAAAGTTACTCTGGTCAAAAAAGTTGTGGAGGATTTAAATATTGGGTATCTTGTAACCATCGGTGGTGATGACACCGCTTTTAGTGCCAGCATTGTTGCTCGAGCAATGCAGGGGGATTTGTGGGTTTCTCATGTTCCCAAAACCATCGATAATGACCTGCCTCTTCCTGGTGGCATGCCTACTTTTGGCTTTCAAACCGCTCGGGAAGTTGCTACAAGCCTGGTAAAAAACCTCATGGAAGATTCCAAGACCACCGGACGCTGGTACTTTGTGATCATGATGGGTCGTTCAGCAGGACATCTTGCTTTAGGAGTGGGTGAGTCGGTAGGAGCTACACTCACCATCATTCCTGAGGAGTTTGGGGGAGCGAAAATCAAAGTGGAGGATGTCTGCGATCTCATTGAGGCATCGATGATTAAGCGTAAGGCTATGGGTCGAAATGATGGCATTGCCATCATTGCTGAAGGAGTGGCTCTCCGTTTTGGTGACGTGGA containing:
- a CDS encoding 6-phosphofructokinase; protein product: MNKKLAILVGGGPAPGINGVIGSVTIAANRAGLEVVGIYDGFKWISSGAFNPEAHTCPLITEHISRIHLQGGSVLRTARDSLVKSGKVDEEKVTLVKKVVEDLNIGYLVTIGGDDTAFSASIVARAMQGDLWVSHVPKTIDNDLPLPGGMPTFGFQTAREVATSLVKNLMEDSKTTGRWYFVIMMGRSAGHLALGVGESVGATLTIIPEEFGGAKIKVEDVCDLIEASMIKRKAMGRNDGIAIIAEGVALRFGDVEEIERLLGKPVPRDPHGHVRLAEVPLGEILKNEVTRRFEERGMKITIVTKDIGYELRCAAPVAFDMAYTRELGYGAVRYLLGEDYPVEM